One segment of Patulibacter sp. SYSU D01012 DNA contains the following:
- a CDS encoding RNA polymerase sigma factor, translated as MFDVSELYTSNFERVYSFFAYRVSNVTDAEDLTALTFERVVRHAARYDASRASVTTWLFAIAERVLIDHYRWRGRRDEREFGDGDDAWVAVEDRPSLGLAPEVQRALEALSDRERLVVGLRFGGELSGKEIAAVVGVTEANVHQILSRALRRMRAEIGSATSARR; from the coding sequence GTGTTCGACGTCTCGGAGCTCTACACCAGCAATTTCGAACGGGTGTACTCGTTCTTCGCGTACCGCGTGTCGAATGTGACCGACGCGGAGGATCTGACGGCGCTCACGTTCGAGCGCGTCGTGCGTCACGCTGCTCGCTACGACGCCTCCCGGGCCAGTGTGACCACCTGGCTGTTCGCCATCGCCGAGCGCGTGCTCATCGACCACTACCGGTGGCGGGGTCGGCGGGACGAACGGGAGTTCGGCGACGGCGACGACGCGTGGGTGGCCGTGGAGGACCGCCCGTCGCTGGGCCTGGCCCCCGAGGTGCAGCGGGCGCTGGAGGCGTTGTCGGACCGCGAACGCCTAGTGGTGGGCCTGAGGTTCGGCGGCGAGCTCTCGGGCAAGGAGATCGCTGCGGTGGTCGGCGTCACGGAGGCCAACGTCCACCAGATCCTCTCCCGGGCGCTGCGGCGGATGCGCGCCGAGATCGGCAGCGCTACTTCGGCGCGCCGCTGA
- a CDS encoding sugar transferase, with translation MILGDTATVAVPLFLLQALTTFLDGDGVPRLAAIGAVLIWPVVLHLYGLYPRYPRHVATSTLNEYPRIFHAALLSTLATWGWLILWGGHQLAASMFSLLAAVLVLLPLCRAGMRRAITGLVGPERLLLVGSGSATASVARTLDQRADIQVVEHVALPQQWHREGLERETSAHQLDQLVVTEHIDRVLLSTRELGDQAVGDFLHWSRRADVSLTVVPEHFDVVGVGASIDQVQGATVVSLQPPALSRTSRLLKRSLDVVGAATGIVVLLPVMVLIAVAVRLDSRGPVFFRQERIGKGGRRFRLAKFRTMVPDADAMVDRLMEQSSDPHWLQIENDPRVTRVGRVLRSTSLDELPQLYNVLVGHMSLVGPRPLSVRDDARVGGWGRGRLDITPGLTGLWQVVGRKTVPFEEMVKLDYVYVNNWSLWGDIKLLMQTLPAVIEGRGAR, from the coding sequence TTGATCCTCGGCGACACCGCCACCGTGGCCGTCCCACTCTTCCTCCTGCAGGCGCTGACCACGTTCCTCGACGGCGACGGCGTGCCCCGGCTGGCAGCGATCGGCGCGGTCCTCATCTGGCCCGTGGTGCTGCACCTGTACGGGCTGTACCCACGGTACCCACGCCACGTCGCCACCTCGACGCTCAACGAGTACCCGCGCATCTTCCACGCCGCCCTCCTGAGCACGCTGGCCACGTGGGGGTGGCTCATCCTCTGGGGTGGGCACCAGCTGGCCGCCTCGATGTTCTCGCTGCTCGCTGCGGTCCTCGTGCTGCTCCCGCTGTGCCGCGCCGGCATGCGCCGCGCGATCACCGGCCTGGTAGGCCCCGAACGGCTGCTCCTCGTCGGAAGCGGCTCCGCGACCGCGAGCGTCGCCCGCACGCTCGACCAGCGTGCCGACATCCAGGTGGTGGAGCATGTGGCCCTTCCGCAGCAGTGGCACCGCGAGGGGCTCGAGCGCGAAACGTCCGCCCATCAGCTGGACCAGCTCGTCGTCACGGAGCACATCGATCGCGTTCTGCTGTCCACCCGCGAGCTCGGAGACCAAGCTGTCGGCGACTTCCTGCACTGGAGCCGCAGGGCCGACGTCAGCCTGACGGTCGTGCCCGAGCACTTCGACGTCGTGGGTGTGGGCGCCTCGATCGACCAGGTGCAGGGCGCGACGGTCGTCTCGCTCCAGCCGCCCGCGCTGTCGCGTACGTCGCGCCTGCTCAAGCGCTCCCTGGACGTCGTCGGCGCGGCGACCGGAATCGTGGTGCTGCTGCCCGTGATGGTCCTCATCGCAGTGGCGGTACGGCTGGACTCTCGGGGCCCGGTCTTCTTCCGTCAGGAGCGGATCGGCAAGGGGGGCCGGCGGTTCCGGCTCGCGAAGTTCCGGACGATGGTGCCGGACGCCGACGCGATGGTGGACCGCCTGATGGAGCAGAGCTCGGACCCGCACTGGCTGCAGATCGAGAACGATCCCCGCGTCACGCGAGTCGGGCGGGTGCTGCGCTCCACCAGCCTCGACGAGTTGCCCCAGCTCTACAACGTCCTGGTCGGCCACATGAGTCTGGTCGGCCCGCGGCCGCTCTCCGTACGCGACGACGCACGCGTCGGCGGCTGGGGGCGAGGCCGACTCGACATCACGCCGGGACTGACGGGCCTGTGGCAGGTCGTCGGCCGGAAGACCGTTCCCTTCGAGGAGATGGTCAAACTCGACTACGTCTACGTGAACAACTGGTCTCTCTGGGGGGACATCAAGCTCCTGATGCAGACGCTTCCTGCCGTCATCGAAGGGCGCGGCGCCCGGTGA
- a CDS encoding DUF1972 domain-containing protein: MTAVETGELRHVAIIGSRGFPSTYGGYETAVRYIARDWVARGIAVTVYCRSREGAARTWVAEGVTCRYTPGVETNSLSTLTFGATECLHAATRLKPDAALVLNIANGFWLPALRAAGIPTALNTDGIEWERGKWSRLGKQVFYRGAQASAKYADVLICDSEAIGDIWRREFGVESVFVPYGAPVLDDVGDDRVRALGLRPGTYALAVARLIPENNVDLFVDAIEASNGSIPAVVVGSATYSTPLENRLRHLDHQGRLRWLGHVSDQELLTQLWANAGVYVHGHSVGGTNPALLQALGAGAPTIAFDSPFNREVLGQDAQDAVFGTSPTDLLATLAAVLPDPARRRAMRARGQRTVLERYNWRNVAEGYLSALAGARTLRARARQVSGGASQ; the protein is encoded by the coding sequence GTGACCGCCGTCGAAACGGGCGAGCTGCGGCACGTCGCGATCATCGGCAGCCGTGGGTTCCCGAGCACGTACGGCGGCTACGAGACAGCGGTGCGCTACATCGCCCGTGACTGGGTCGCGCGGGGCATCGCCGTCACGGTGTACTGCCGCAGCCGGGAGGGCGCGGCGCGCACGTGGGTCGCCGAAGGCGTCACCTGCCGCTACACACCCGGGGTCGAGACGAACTCCCTGTCGACGCTGACCTTCGGGGCGACCGAGTGCCTGCACGCCGCAACCCGGCTCAAGCCGGACGCGGCGCTGGTGCTCAACATCGCCAACGGCTTCTGGTTGCCCGCGCTCCGGGCGGCCGGCATCCCGACCGCGCTCAACACCGACGGCATCGAGTGGGAGCGCGGCAAGTGGAGTCGCCTGGGCAAGCAGGTCTTCTATCGGGGCGCGCAGGCGTCCGCGAAGTACGCCGACGTCCTCATCTGCGACTCCGAGGCGATCGGAGACATCTGGCGGCGGGAGTTCGGCGTCGAATCCGTCTTCGTGCCGTACGGGGCGCCGGTGCTAGACGACGTGGGCGACGACCGCGTGCGGGCTTTGGGACTGCGCCCCGGCACCTACGCCCTCGCTGTTGCTCGGCTGATTCCGGAGAACAACGTCGACCTGTTCGTCGACGCGATCGAAGCGTCGAATGGCTCCATTCCCGCGGTCGTCGTCGGGTCGGCCACGTACTCGACGCCGCTCGAGAACCGCCTGCGCCATCTCGACCACCAAGGCCGCCTGCGTTGGCTCGGGCACGTGTCGGACCAGGAGCTCTTGACGCAGCTCTGGGCGAACGCCGGCGTGTACGTGCACGGACATTCCGTAGGCGGTACAAACCCGGCGCTCCTGCAAGCGCTCGGCGCCGGGGCGCCGACGATCGCCTTCGACAGCCCGTTCAACCGGGAGGTCCTGGGGCAGGATGCCCAGGACGCCGTCTTCGGCACGTCCCCTACGGACCTCCTCGCAACACTCGCGGCCGTCTTGCCGGACCCCGCCCGGCGGCGTGCGATGCGGGCGCGGGGCCAGCGAACTGTTCTCGAGCGTTACAACTGGCGCAATGTAGCCGAGGGCTACCTTTCCGCGCTTGCCGGCGCACGGACTCTACGCGCCCGGGCCCGACAGGTATCAGGGGGTGCTTCGCAATGA
- a CDS encoding polysaccharide pyruvyl transferase family protein — MKCTTLPRVQYLGLAGYGNVGDDAIRDAFIREFDGRLMFSDVPVGRKATIRRGLRHWATDRGRPVLLGGGTVLGRTLWRQHFGLATKLYRPSGWEMLGAGVEDPDFVGDRTYSSWDEIRAWRPLLEPFSSVSVRGPRSRAILQAAGIDARVVGDPALLLSADTPPPPQADRDIDVLVNVTCGEDQWGGTDLDWTPAVVDALRHGFRGSGRLVFVSMDPIDDTWNRRVAHALGIAAPVLRPSSPDAFLALARRSRVVLGTRLHANVLSAAAGTPTVSLEYRPKCRDFMESVGIAHLCHRVDELTSHDVRASLDETLDDWEHHREQISAAVASLRDLLAAEVGLIARRLAA, encoded by the coding sequence GTGAAGTGCACAACGCTACCGCGGGTCCAGTACCTCGGACTCGCGGGTTACGGCAACGTGGGCGATGACGCCATTCGCGACGCCTTCATTCGCGAGTTCGATGGACGTCTCATGTTTTCTGACGTCCCCGTAGGTCGGAAGGCGACGATCCGCCGCGGTCTGCGGCACTGGGCGACGGATCGAGGCCGCCCGGTCCTCCTCGGCGGCGGCACGGTACTCGGTCGAACGCTCTGGCGTCAGCACTTCGGCCTCGCTACCAAGCTCTACCGGCCGTCCGGCTGGGAAATGCTCGGCGCCGGCGTCGAAGATCCGGACTTCGTCGGGGACCGCACCTACTCCTCCTGGGACGAGATACGCGCGTGGCGCCCTTTGCTCGAGCCTTTCTCGTCTGTCTCCGTTCGAGGACCACGCAGCCGCGCGATCCTGCAGGCCGCGGGCATCGACGCGCGCGTCGTCGGGGATCCCGCGCTTTTGCTTTCAGCCGATACCCCTCCACCACCCCAGGCCGACCGCGACATTGACGTCCTAGTCAACGTCACGTGCGGCGAGGACCAATGGGGCGGGACCGACCTCGATTGGACCCCGGCTGTAGTAGACGCGCTCAGGCACGGGTTTCGGGGGAGCGGACGCCTCGTATTCGTCTCGATGGACCCAATCGACGACACCTGGAACCGAAGAGTCGCACACGCGCTCGGGATTGCTGCGCCAGTCCTCCGTCCATCGAGCCCTGACGCGTTCCTCGCGTTGGCCCGCCGGTCGCGTGTCGTTTTGGGCACCCGCCTCCACGCGAACGTCCTGTCGGCAGCCGCCGGAACACCCACGGTATCCCTCGAGTACCGACCGAAGTGCCGCGACTTCATGGAGTCCGTGGGCATTGCCCACCTATGCCACCGTGTGGATGAGCTGACAAGCCACGACGTGCGGGCGAGCCTCGACGAGACCCTCGATGACTGGGAGCACCACCGCGAGCAGATCTCGGCCGCCGTCGCCAGCCTGCGAGATCTCCTCGCCGCCGAAGTCGGCCTCATCGCGCGGCGACTTGCCGCATGA
- a CDS encoding class I SAM-dependent methyltransferase, whose product MTVDLGEYETDKTSDYLERYRLEFGHLFEQPIRMLELGVQRGGSMYLWRDLLPTAQIAGLDLNPIRLEDESGRLHLYQGFQQDTAVLDRIAADVAPDGFDVIIDDASHVGAYTEVSFWHMFRHHLKPGGIYVLDDWGSGYWSDWTDGHAYTGTREALGDRGNESAEVPSGPSVSRVERARRSLRRSARPLAARLPPAIRQGLERTYMAMEGATMRRRFKSHDYGMVGFVKQLVDACGVHDIDRGRGPFNNGIETVHVYPSQVFVHKAAPTS is encoded by the coding sequence ATGACAGTTGACCTCGGCGAATACGAGACAGACAAGACGTCGGACTACCTGGAACGGTACCGCCTCGAATTTGGCCATCTCTTTGAGCAGCCGATCCGAATGCTCGAGCTCGGTGTCCAGCGTGGCGGATCAATGTACCTTTGGCGTGACCTTCTTCCGACCGCACAAATTGCTGGCTTGGACCTCAACCCGATTCGTCTAGAGGACGAGTCCGGCCGGCTGCACTTGTACCAAGGATTTCAACAGGACACGGCCGTACTGGACAGAATCGCAGCAGACGTGGCGCCCGATGGCTTCGACGTCATAATCGACGATGCGTCACACGTGGGCGCGTACACCGAGGTTTCTTTCTGGCATATGTTCCGGCACCACCTGAAGCCGGGCGGCATCTACGTCCTTGACGACTGGGGATCTGGCTACTGGAGCGACTGGACCGATGGCCACGCTTACACCGGGACGCGGGAAGCGCTCGGCGATCGAGGCAACGAGTCCGCAGAGGTGCCGAGCGGGCCGTCGGTGAGCCGAGTCGAGCGAGCACGACGCTCCTTGCGGAGGTCCGCCCGGCCGCTCGCCGCGAGACTACCGCCCGCTATTCGCCAAGGACTCGAGCGGACATACATGGCTATGGAAGGCGCGACCATGCGACGTCGCTTCAAGAGTCACGACTACGGCATGGTGGGCTTCGTCAAGCAGCTGGTCGACGCCTGTGGCGTTCACGACATCGACCGGGGCCGCGGGCCGTTCAACAACGGAATTGAGACGGTCCACGTCTACCCGTCCCAGGTTTTCGTTCATAAGGCAGCTCCGACAAGTTGA
- a CDS encoding polysaccharide biosynthesis tyrosine autokinase has product MTPRDYLRILRRGWAVPLVLCIVGLAAAFAVAESQSKTFTSKTTVFVSAQAGSTANDLLQSSNFAQERVQSYAAVVKSRAVLEPIAEKFRVEGGATALAEHVSATVPANTVLVRIEAADHSARRAALLANAIGRQAESVISSLEMPQRDGRPSVRVSIVEQAQPATAPSSPNVKLYVAAGGILGLLAGWMFLVVREVLDTRVKTNEDLAKVTDLPVLAEMDRVRSNARDRLRAASGHPARQHAEAYRQLRTNLRFADVDTPPKCIAVTSSVPAEGKSTVATNLAVALAEAGARVVLVDADLRRPSVASYLDLEGSNLGITSVLTGELSLDEALTTWSDTTLTVLGAGGCPPNPSELLSSESMERVLLELRERFEYVVIDTPPLLPVADAAIVSTKADGVVFVARFGAVTRPEVERAIGNLSAVGSRVYGIVATHVSRGAIGSGGYYGTYGSYSAETGAINAEGAQSVRSRQ; this is encoded by the coding sequence ATGACCCCTCGCGACTACCTGCGCATTCTTCGTCGCGGCTGGGCCGTACCGCTCGTTCTATGCATCGTGGGGCTTGCGGCCGCCTTCGCAGTTGCGGAGTCACAGTCTAAGACGTTCACATCCAAGACGACGGTATTCGTATCGGCACAGGCTGGGAGTACCGCCAACGACTTGCTGCAAAGCAGCAACTTCGCCCAAGAACGCGTCCAGTCGTATGCGGCGGTCGTCAAGAGCCGAGCGGTCCTCGAACCGATCGCGGAGAAGTTCCGGGTAGAGGGCGGCGCGACAGCCCTCGCTGAACATGTCAGCGCGACGGTGCCGGCGAATACCGTCCTCGTTCGCATCGAGGCCGCCGACCACTCGGCCCGCCGAGCCGCACTGCTAGCCAACGCAATCGGCCGGCAGGCAGAGTCCGTCATCTCGAGTTTGGAAATGCCTCAACGGGACGGTCGCCCTTCGGTGCGAGTGAGCATCGTCGAGCAGGCGCAGCCTGCGACCGCGCCTAGCTCTCCGAACGTCAAACTCTACGTCGCGGCAGGGGGTATCCTCGGCCTCCTCGCCGGCTGGATGTTCCTCGTGGTGCGCGAAGTTCTCGACACCCGCGTCAAGACCAACGAAGATCTCGCGAAGGTCACGGATCTCCCCGTCTTGGCCGAGATGGACAGAGTTCGGTCCAACGCGCGCGACCGGCTGCGGGCAGCGTCCGGACACCCGGCTCGACAGCACGCAGAGGCCTACAGGCAACTTCGCACGAACCTGCGTTTCGCGGATGTAGATACGCCGCCCAAGTGTATAGCCGTGACCTCGTCCGTTCCTGCGGAAGGCAAGAGTACGGTCGCTACGAACCTCGCTGTAGCGCTCGCCGAGGCAGGGGCGCGGGTCGTCCTTGTAGATGCAGACCTGCGTCGCCCCTCAGTCGCGTCGTACTTGGACCTCGAGGGGTCGAACCTCGGCATCACCTCGGTTCTCACGGGCGAACTCAGCCTCGATGAGGCTCTCACGACGTGGAGCGACACGACGCTCACGGTGCTCGGGGCAGGGGGATGCCCACCCAATCCGAGCGAACTCTTGAGCTCGGAATCCATGGAGCGAGTACTGCTCGAACTCCGCGAACGATTCGAGTACGTCGTCATCGACACACCTCCGCTCCTCCCGGTCGCGGACGCTGCGATAGTAAGCACAAAAGCCGACGGCGTAGTGTTTGTCGCTCGCTTTGGCGCGGTCACACGTCCCGAGGTGGAACGAGCGATCGGCAACTTGTCAGCCGTCGGCTCGCGCGTGTACGGGATCGTAGCGACACATGTGAGCCGCGGCGCGATCGGAAGTGGCGGCTACTACGGCACGTACGGCAGTTATTCGGCCGAAACGGGCGCGATCAACGCAGAAGGTGCCCAGTCCGTGCGCTCCCGCCAGTAG
- a CDS encoding O-antigen ligase family protein, whose protein sequence is MMPARSTGVATRTDRSASGDGAHWASVLIVSLFVVFIVFPKTLAQAAAPEADIAAGAPTISTYGVAVLGLTAGGLLTYPSWRRLPHGPPGMLAFPCFAGLALALVWGPSPERLSGYIQLLMGAAALAIGSTLARSALTTSRDQSLVARAVLAIVVIEVVASVAQRLGLDLNPMKPDLAALMGDRVNGTLNHPNNLGKSMLVLIVVCLGLSSSDARSVRRCAAGATGLAFVPLLLSGGRANLAAAVLTIFFWSLLSTGRRPALVRLGLPVLLVIVILPFAGGIVERFEADPEGGPRRELNATAIAQIGMRPLWGTGPNAYVSVVQDFDPVVAAGYPVHNTFFLTAAEFGIPGAVLYWLPIAALLVTLWRGRRRPGIPGAMAIAVIASLPGLYFVTTTGWAMLSGSMLPLWSLVFGLAYGLNRAGKSPVRARGASVVAVPAVRPSTARPQ, encoded by the coding sequence ATGATGCCGGCACGATCGACTGGCGTCGCCACAAGGACCGACCGTAGCGCCTCCGGGGATGGGGCCCACTGGGCCAGCGTACTCATCGTCTCCCTCTTTGTCGTTTTCATTGTCTTCCCGAAAACGCTAGCCCAGGCCGCGGCACCCGAGGCCGACATCGCGGCAGGGGCTCCGACCATCTCCACGTATGGCGTTGCGGTCTTGGGCCTAACTGCGGGCGGCCTACTAACCTATCCGAGCTGGAGAAGGCTGCCGCACGGACCGCCGGGGATGCTGGCTTTTCCGTGCTTCGCCGGGCTGGCACTCGCGCTGGTATGGGGCCCGTCCCCAGAGAGACTCTCGGGGTACATCCAGCTCTTGATGGGCGCGGCCGCTTTGGCAATCGGGAGCACTCTTGCTCGGAGCGCTCTGACCACGTCGCGGGACCAGAGCTTGGTTGCACGTGCCGTTCTGGCGATCGTTGTGATCGAAGTGGTCGCCTCCGTGGCCCAACGTCTCGGCCTCGACCTAAACCCCATGAAACCGGACCTCGCGGCACTCATGGGCGACCGCGTGAACGGCACTCTTAACCATCCGAATAATCTCGGAAAGTCGATGCTCGTCTTGATCGTCGTCTGCCTCGGGCTGTCATCGAGTGATGCCCGATCGGTTCGCAGATGTGCGGCAGGGGCCACGGGCCTCGCTTTTGTACCTCTCCTCCTCAGCGGCGGGCGTGCAAACCTTGCCGCCGCTGTCCTAACCATTTTCTTTTGGAGCCTCCTCTCGACCGGGCGCCGTCCAGCCCTCGTACGCCTAGGGCTACCAGTGCTGTTGGTGATCGTGATCCTGCCTTTCGCCGGCGGCATCGTGGAGCGGTTCGAGGCGGATCCTGAAGGTGGGCCGCGCCGGGAGCTGAACGCTACAGCGATAGCCCAGATAGGGATGCGCCCGCTCTGGGGGACGGGTCCAAATGCTTATGTATCTGTAGTGCAGGACTTCGATCCCGTAGTGGCCGCAGGGTACCCGGTTCACAACACGTTTTTCTTGACCGCTGCCGAGTTCGGTATACCGGGTGCGGTCCTGTATTGGCTTCCGATCGCGGCCTTGCTCGTGACCCTTTGGCGGGGCCGGCGCCGCCCGGGAATCCCTGGCGCGATGGCGATAGCCGTGATCGCATCCCTTCCAGGTCTTTACTTCGTTACCACCACGGGTTGGGCGATGCTAAGCGGCTCGATGCTCCCGTTGTGGAGCCTCGTCTTCGGCCTCGCCTACGGCCTCAACCGCGCAGGCAAGTCGCCCGTCCGGGCACGCGGTGCTTCCGTCGTTGCCGTACCAGCTGTACGACCGAGCACGGCGCGGCCGCAGTAG
- a CDS encoding TIM44-like domain-containing protein: MLALASSPPIASLLAQAGGGSSGFSGGGGGGGGSFSGSSGSGSGGSSTGAWVFVGLAVLAVVLAAVVKAYRARRREEARAAREAQARAAAAEAVADDAGFDADAVVQRAGGLFREVQAAWDARDRGRLAALLGPDLLAEWVRRLDDFDAKGWHSHVTVTGDPAVRLVGLRNQEGAADDRVVVFVAADIDAWVATDDGKKRYRDGAKTPHVHLEQYWTLGRRAERDGWILLSIEEEAEGRHQLDAPLVATPAADPALAGRTRTELATADAAGPAADVAALTSITGDARAAALDLALVDDRFSPDVLTVAVQELVAAWGEAVDGDDAALERRADPGAVQRLLYGDDDARRVRTVVRGLRVQDVTIDALDGRATPPTMSVTIRYEGAWYREDRDTQAVVAGARERVTTRREQWTLGLTGDAARPWRLVRADAPPSR; this comes from the coding sequence GTGCTCGCCCTGGCGTCGTCCCCGCCCATCGCGTCCCTGCTCGCCCAGGCCGGCGGCGGGTCGAGCGGGTTCTCCGGCGGCGGGGGTGGCGGGGGCGGCAGCTTCAGCGGGTCGTCCGGGTCGGGGAGCGGCGGGTCCAGCACCGGGGCGTGGGTGTTCGTCGGGCTCGCCGTGCTGGCGGTCGTGCTGGCGGCGGTGGTGAAGGCGTACCGGGCGCGGCGACGGGAGGAGGCGCGTGCTGCCCGCGAGGCGCAGGCGCGGGCCGCGGCCGCCGAGGCGGTGGCCGACGACGCCGGGTTCGACGCGGACGCCGTGGTGCAGCGGGCGGGCGGGCTCTTCCGGGAGGTGCAGGCGGCGTGGGACGCGCGCGACCGGGGGCGGCTGGCCGCGCTGCTGGGGCCCGACCTGCTGGCGGAGTGGGTGCGGCGGCTCGACGACTTCGACGCGAAGGGCTGGCACAGCCACGTGACGGTCACCGGGGATCCGGCCGTGCGCCTGGTGGGGCTGCGCAACCAGGAGGGGGCCGCCGACGACCGGGTGGTGGTGTTCGTGGCCGCCGACATCGACGCGTGGGTGGCGACCGACGACGGGAAGAAGCGCTACCGCGACGGGGCGAAGACGCCGCACGTGCACCTGGAGCAGTACTGGACGCTCGGCCGGCGGGCCGAACGCGACGGATGGATCCTGCTGTCCATCGAGGAGGAGGCCGAGGGCCGGCACCAGCTGGACGCGCCGCTCGTCGCGACGCCGGCGGCCGACCCCGCGCTGGCCGGCCGCACGCGCACCGAGCTGGCGACCGCCGACGCGGCCGGCCCGGCCGCCGACGTGGCGGCGCTGACGTCGATCACCGGCGACGCCCGCGCCGCCGCGCTCGACCTGGCGCTGGTCGACGACCGCTTCAGCCCCGACGTGCTGACGGTGGCGGTGCAGGAGCTGGTCGCCGCGTGGGGCGAGGCGGTCGACGGCGACGACGCCGCCCTCGAGCGCCGCGCCGACCCCGGCGCGGTCCAGCGCCTGCTCTACGGCGACGACGACGCGCGCCGCGTCCGCACGGTCGTGCGCGGGCTCCGGGTGCAGGACGTCACGATCGACGCGCTCGACGGCCGCGCCACGCCGCCCACCATGAGCGTGACGATCCGCTACGAGGGCGCCTGGTACCGCGAGGACCGCGACACGCAGGCCGTCGTAGCCGGGGCGCGCGAGCGGGTCACCACCCGGCGCGAGCAGTGGACGCTGGGGCTGACCGGCGACGCCGCGAGGCCGTGGCGGCTGGTCCGCGCCGACGCGCCCCCGTCGCGCTGA